Genomic DNA from Myxococcales bacterium:
TGTCGAGCTTGTACTCCAGTGAGCCCGCCAAACCAGGCAAGTTGAATGTCCCCATTCTTGAACAGATCGACTGCATCCGAGTACTTGGTCGCGTGGACGTACTCGACCGGAACCCCGAGAGATTGGCTGAGGTACGCCGCCACCGGGCCAAATTTCTCTCGCAGGCGAGTCTCGTTTTGGTCGGGAATTGCGGAGAACCTCAAAGTCGGAGGTTTGGGGTCGACCCGCTCTGCCGCGGAGTCGCTACTCGCGAGCAAGCTGATCGATAACGCGACCCAACAACAATCGACGGCAGTTCGAAATTTCAAGATTCTCTCTCTTCTCGTCTCAAACAGGTACACATCGCATTCATCCCATAGTCCCGTTCACGAAACAGCATCCGTGGTTTCAAAGGTTGACGCGAAGAACCCTGGATAGCAACCGGAACGTTGTACCCTATGATCGAGCTGAGGAGGCTTTCCCAGAACCGAGATGATTCGATTGCGCGTATCAACTCCCCCACGGTGGCTCGACGCAGTGCTCGAGGACTTCGACGCCTTTCTACTCGATCACGCCGCCGCCGAGCGAAAGGCCTCTGCCGTGGCCCTTTCGCTGATCAGCCACTATCCCGACCGGGAGCGTCTGGTCGCCGCCATGATGGACCTGGCCAGGGAAGAACTCGAACACTTCTACCAGGTGTATCGCCAGCTGATCGCGCGCGGACTCAGCTTGGCGAAAGATCGCAAGGACGTCTACGTGCGCGAGCTACGCGGACAGATCCGCAGCGGCAGCGACGACTATTTTCTAG
This window encodes:
- a CDS encoding tRNA-(ms[2]io[6]A)-hydroxylase, yielding MIRLRVSTPPRWLDAVLEDFDAFLLDHAAAERKASAVALSLISHYPDRERLVAAMMDLAREELEHFYQVYRQLIARGLSLAKDRKDVYVRELRGQIRSGSDDYFLDRLLVAGIVEARGCERFGLIADALSDPALAKFYRGITDSEARHKDVFIDLAQTYFPAVRIDPRLDALLDAEASIVDRLEIRAALH